From one Catellatospora sp. IY07-71 genomic stretch:
- the tnpB gene encoding IS607 family element RNA-guided endonuclease TnpB: MSDVAGGVLVQAYRFALDPTPAQDRDLHRHAGAGRFAFNWALATVRANLGQRAAERTYGLDGEQLTPALGWSLPALRRAWNTAKPQVAPWWGQCSKEAFNTGLDGLARALGNWSASRSGRRAGPRVGFPRFRSRRRVTPSVRFTTGTIRVEETRHHVTLPRLGRIRTHESTRKLARRLHAGTARILSATVRHTGGRWHVSFTVQITRTARTPTRPQQTVGVDLGIASLAVLSTGQVVPNPRHLTRAQARLRTAARSLSRRQGPDRRTGQQPSRRWQQAKIRLTRAHARVANLRADGLHKLTSSLAGTYGTIVVEDLNVAGMIRNRRLARHIADASWATLRRQLEYKSTWHGGRLVVADRWFASSKTCSTCGAVRPKLPLQVRTYTCEQCGLCLDRDLNASINLQQYVARSGRETQNGRGADHKTTLVVAGGCETTTPHHRLGGLDGDRRPATADCNTSAH, from the coding sequence GTGTCCGATGTGGCTGGTGGTGTCCTGGTGCAGGCGTATCGTTTCGCCCTGGACCCGACCCCGGCCCAGGACCGTGACCTGCACCGGCATGCCGGAGCCGGGCGGTTCGCGTTCAACTGGGCTTTGGCCACGGTGCGCGCCAACCTCGGCCAACGCGCCGCTGAACGCACCTACGGCCTGGACGGTGAGCAGTTGACGCCGGCGCTGGGCTGGTCCCTGCCCGCCCTGCGCCGCGCCTGGAACACGGCCAAGCCCCAGGTCGCGCCGTGGTGGGGTCAGTGCTCGAAGGAAGCCTTCAATACCGGCCTCGACGGTTTGGCGCGGGCGCTGGGCAACTGGTCCGCCTCCCGGTCAGGCCGCCGTGCCGGACCCCGGGTGGGGTTCCCGCGGTTCCGGTCGCGGCGGCGGGTGACGCCGTCGGTGCGGTTCACCACCGGAACCATCCGCGTGGAGGAAACCCGCCACCATGTGACCCTGCCAAGGCTGGGCCGCATCCGCACCCACGAATCCACCCGCAAACTCGCCCGCCGTCTGCACGCGGGCACGGCTAGGATCCTGTCGGCGACCGTCCGGCACACCGGTGGGCGCTGGCATGTGTCGTTCACCGTGCAGATCACCCGCACCGCGCGCACCCCGACCCGCCCGCAGCAGACTGTCGGCGTCGATCTTGGGATCGCGAGCCTGGCGGTGCTGTCGACCGGGCAGGTCGTGCCCAATCCCCGGCATTTGACCCGGGCGCAGGCGCGGCTGCGCACAGCTGCCCGGAGCCTGTCCCGGCGCCAAGGCCCGGACCGGCGCACCGGACAGCAGCCGTCCCGGCGCTGGCAGCAGGCCAAGATCCGCCTGACCCGCGCACATGCCCGGGTGGCGAACCTGCGCGCCGACGGCCTGCACAAGCTCACATCGTCTCTGGCCGGCACGTACGGCACGATCGTGGTCGAGGACCTCAACGTCGCCGGGATGATCCGCAACCGGCGTCTGGCGCGCCACATCGCCGACGCCAGCTGGGCCACCCTGCGCCGGCAACTCGAATATAAGAGCACGTGGCACGGCGGGCGTCTGGTCGTGGCCGACCGGTGGTTCGCCTCCTCGAAGACCTGTTCGACCTGCGGCGCAGTGAGACCCAAACTGCCGCTGCAGGTACGGACCTACACCTGCGAGCAGTGCGGTCTGTGCCTGGACCGTGATCTGAACGCGTCGATCAACCTGCAGCAGTACGTCGCCCGGAGTGGCCGGGAGACGCAAAACGGCCGTGGAGCCGACCATAAGACCACCCTCGTGGTGGCAGGTGGCTGTGAAACGACCACCCCGCACCACCGCCTCGGTGGGTTAGACGGGGACCGTCGGCCGGCAACGGCCGACTGCAACACGAGTGCTCACTAG
- a CDS encoding amidase family protein — MTDLAAPGPYVPWVTAIPPRPETGGPLRGVRLAVKDLFDVAGLPTGAGNPTWLATHPAAKRDAAAVAVLTGAGAAIVGKTHTDEMAYSLFGTNEHYGAPDNPAAPGHITGGSSNGTAAAVAEGSADLGLGTDTGGSVRIPAGWCGLYGLRPSHNRVSRAGVVPLCGSFDVPGLLTRDLALLRTATGVLLSSRPGTSPARAVHAPADLWELAEPAVRDALQPLLDRLAGVLPVDEKPLWGAGPAPDYRLAYAVRTGWEFWQRHGEWVRAEHPHFGPGVTERVRAASGRTLDELGTADREINQVKSTMARVLDGAVLAIPTAPSPAPARGADTGPLRAPILGLTGIASVAGLPALTVPGAHVGGLPVGLCLIGAAGADESLLELAEVLQ, encoded by the coding sequence ATGACGGACCTCGCGGCCCCCGGCCCTTACGTGCCCTGGGTGACGGCCATCCCGCCGCGCCCCGAGACGGGCGGGCCCCTGCGCGGCGTACGGCTGGCCGTCAAAGACCTGTTCGATGTGGCCGGACTGCCGACCGGCGCGGGCAACCCGACCTGGCTGGCCACCCACCCGGCCGCGAAACGCGACGCCGCCGCGGTCGCCGTGCTGACCGGCGCGGGCGCGGCCATCGTCGGCAAGACGCACACCGACGAGATGGCCTACAGCCTGTTCGGCACGAACGAGCACTACGGCGCCCCCGACAACCCGGCCGCGCCCGGCCACATCACCGGCGGCTCGTCCAACGGCACCGCCGCCGCGGTCGCCGAGGGCTCCGCCGACCTGGGCCTGGGCACCGACACTGGCGGCTCGGTGCGCATCCCCGCCGGCTGGTGCGGCCTCTACGGCCTGCGCCCGAGCCACAACCGGGTCAGCCGGGCCGGGGTGGTGCCGCTGTGCGGCTCGTTCGACGTGCCGGGCCTGCTCACCCGGGACCTGGCGCTGCTGCGTACCGCGACGGGGGTGCTGCTGAGCAGCCGCCCCGGGACCAGCCCGGCCCGCGCCGTGCACGCCCCCGCCGACCTGTGGGAGCTGGCCGAGCCCGCCGTCCGCGACGCGCTGCAGCCCCTGCTGGACAGGCTCGCGGGCGTGCTGCCCGTCGACGAGAAGCCGCTGTGGGGCGCCGGGCCCGCACCCGACTACCGGCTGGCCTACGCGGTGCGCACCGGCTGGGAGTTCTGGCAGCGCCACGGCGAGTGGGTACGCGCCGAGCACCCGCACTTCGGCCCCGGCGTCACCGAGCGGGTGCGCGCCGCGTCGGGGCGCACCCTCGACGAGCTGGGCACGGCCGACCGCGAGATCAACCAGGTGAAGTCCACGATGGCCCGGGTGCTCGACGGCGCGGTGCTGGCCATCCCGACCGCGCCCAGCCCCGCCCCCGCGCGCGGCGCCGACACCGGCCCGCTGCGCGCCCCGATCCTCGGCCTGACCGGCATCGCCAGCGTCGCCGGGCTGCCCGCGCTCACCGTGCCCGGCGCCCACGTCGGCGGCCTGCCCGTCGGGCTGTGCCTGATCGGCGCGGCCGGCGCCGACGAGTCCCTGCTGGAGCTGGCGGAGGTGCTGCAATGA
- a CDS encoding EcsC family protein codes for MTTEPGAIVPTGVELDTREAPPPGLWQQMRADPQYAPEHLALEAVRRIGPQAAAWVTRMRMLYPHMHPDGMAQVAIRRFRRHARLSGAVSGSIGLPGAVADVATLAWTQSRLVLHLAAVYGIDPTHPDRATELLVLQRVHKATEAARLALGVAQGREGIAGAIAKGAGTTASRAPVGRALGLLSWKLARMAGMRAVRKLAAKAIPFASIVFGAWANSATVNDLARRALAQYRPTALPAVPHPRPPQGQALPPR; via the coding sequence ATGACGACGGAGCCCGGAGCGATCGTCCCGACCGGAGTCGAGCTGGACACCCGGGAGGCCCCGCCGCCCGGCCTGTGGCAGCAGATGCGGGCCGACCCGCAGTACGCGCCCGAGCACCTGGCGCTGGAGGCGGTGCGCCGCATCGGCCCGCAGGCCGCCGCCTGGGTCACCCGGATGCGCATGCTGTACCCGCACATGCACCCGGACGGCATGGCCCAGGTCGCGATCCGCCGGTTCCGGCGGCACGCCCGGCTCAGCGGCGCGGTGTCCGGCTCGATCGGGCTGCCCGGCGCGGTCGCCGACGTGGCCACGCTCGCCTGGACCCAGTCCCGCCTGGTGCTGCACCTCGCCGCCGTGTACGGCATCGACCCCACCCACCCCGACCGGGCCACCGAGCTGCTCGTCCTGCAGCGCGTGCACAAGGCGACCGAGGCGGCCCGGCTGGCGCTCGGCGTCGCGCAGGGCCGCGAGGGCATCGCCGGCGCGATCGCCAAGGGCGCCGGCACCACCGCGAGCCGCGCCCCCGTCGGCCGGGCGCTGGGCCTGCTCAGCTGGAAGCTCGCCCGGATGGCCGGCATGCGCGCGGTCCGCAAGCTCGCCGCGAAGGCGATCCCGTTCGCCTCCATCGTGTTCGGGGCCTGGGCCAACTCCGCCACCGTCAACGACCTGGCCCGCCGCGCCCTCGCCCAATACCGCCCCACCGCCCTCCCCGCCGTCCCCCACCCCCGCCCCCCGCAGGGCCAGGCCCTCCCACCCCGTTGA
- a CDS encoding DNA-binding transcriptional regulator — translation MTAPNATLRAIRMGMLMSQDDFARAIRDAGQRAGVPNDASKRLVQRWEAGLIVTPRPVYARALEVVTGLPISSLGFSLAVPHAAADEAHDSASLQVTVPPVLPRTAAASAPNHSGIWLSRYEYRSSGRDAIFSGLHYVVVLQHSDRLTVRSLPGSSDSPLTMDLTVDGNVVTGTWVEQTAADGYYRGARYHGAIQLLVEPTGRRMAGKWVGFGKEMDVNTGPWELVFQEASTNKAAMDRYNRPPKP, via the coding sequence ATGACAGCTCCAAACGCGACGTTGCGCGCGATCCGCATGGGCATGCTCATGAGCCAGGATGACTTCGCCCGCGCCATCCGCGACGCCGGGCAACGCGCCGGGGTGCCCAATGACGCGAGCAAGCGCCTGGTGCAGCGCTGGGAGGCCGGCCTGATCGTCACGCCCCGGCCGGTGTACGCCCGAGCCCTGGAGGTTGTGACCGGCCTACCCATCAGCTCGCTCGGTTTCTCCCTCGCGGTGCCCCACGCCGCCGCCGACGAGGCGCACGATTCCGCATCGCTGCAGGTCACAGTGCCACCAGTGCTGCCACGCACGGCCGCCGCGTCCGCCCCGAACCACTCGGGCATCTGGCTGAGCCGGTACGAGTACCGGTCCAGCGGCCGGGACGCCATTTTCTCCGGCCTGCACTACGTCGTGGTGCTGCAGCACAGCGACCGGCTCACCGTCCGCAGCCTGCCTGGTTCGTCGGACTCACCGCTGACCATGGATCTCACCGTGGACGGCAACGTCGTCACGGGCACGTGGGTGGAGCAGACCGCAGCCGACGGCTACTACCGCGGCGCGCGCTACCACGGAGCGATCCAGCTGCTGGTGGAGCCGACGGGACGGCGCATGGCGGGCAAGTGGGTCGGTTTCGGCAAGGAGATGGACGTCAACACCGGCCCGTGGGAGCTCGTCTTCCAGGAGGCCTCCACCAACAAGGCCGCCATGGACCGCTACAACCGCCCCCCGAAGCCCTGA
- a CDS encoding sporulation protein, producing the protein MVLRRILSSLGFGGVDVDTVLATPAVRPGGAFSGQVRLHAKGDVEITAVQLLLVANTNGAETELGRYPVADRFTLRGGTGHAVGFHLAAPYPVPITLVYGRPMPGVTVGVRTQVSVASGSAKTDFDPIGVEPAEIHQHVLDALGTIGCRFVRSDLRPGRPPAQAVTFYAPIPQGQAPGPQIPQLVFLLAADPQGATVTAELAGRAGQGDTHRVSAEQARELSADPARWIELVDGWVRRALERLSSLPAQDPGAFMRPPVHAPGPPHHSGHPSRPYAYPGHGFGGYRYGGYRGTGSMIGAGLGGAALGFLGGMVVSDMIHDALTPDAAGADAAGADAADAPDPAGSDTAPADAQPADADSAAVADTGYDQGYQDSGYQDSGYQDSGYQDGGYDAGGWDTGGYDAGGFDSGGFGGDF; encoded by the coding sequence ATGGTCCTGCGGCGCATCCTGAGCAGCCTCGGCTTCGGCGGGGTCGACGTCGACACGGTGCTGGCCACCCCGGCCGTGCGGCCCGGCGGCGCGTTCTCCGGCCAGGTCCGGCTGCACGCCAAGGGCGACGTCGAGATCACCGCGGTGCAGCTGCTGCTGGTGGCGAACACGAACGGCGCCGAGACCGAGCTCGGCCGCTACCCGGTCGCCGACCGGTTCACGCTGCGCGGGGGCACCGGGCACGCTGTCGGGTTCCACCTGGCGGCGCCGTACCCCGTGCCGATCACCCTGGTCTACGGGCGCCCGATGCCCGGGGTGACCGTCGGGGTGCGTACGCAGGTCAGCGTCGCCTCGGGCAGCGCGAAGACGGACTTCGACCCGATCGGCGTCGAACCCGCCGAGATCCACCAGCACGTGCTGGACGCGCTCGGCACGATCGGCTGCCGCTTCGTACGCAGCGACCTCCGCCCCGGCCGCCCGCCCGCCCAGGCCGTCACGTTCTACGCGCCGATCCCGCAGGGGCAGGCGCCCGGCCCGCAGATCCCGCAGCTGGTGTTCCTGCTCGCGGCCGACCCGCAGGGCGCGACCGTCACCGCCGAGCTGGCCGGGCGGGCCGGCCAGGGCGACACGCATCGGGTGAGCGCCGAGCAGGCACGGGAACTGTCAGCCGATCCGGCGCGCTGGATCGAGCTGGTCGACGGCTGGGTGCGCAGGGCGCTGGAACGGCTGTCCAGCCTGCCCGCCCAGGACCCGGGCGCCTTCATGCGCCCGCCCGTGCACGCACCCGGGCCGCCGCACCACTCGGGGCATCCGAGCCGGCCGTACGCGTACCCCGGCCACGGGTTCGGCGGGTACCGGTACGGCGGATACCGGGGCACCGGCTCCATGATCGGCGCCGGGCTGGGCGGCGCGGCGCTCGGCTTCCTCGGCGGCATGGTGGTCAGCGACATGATCCACGACGCCCTCACCCCCGACGCCGCGGGCGCGGACGCGGCGGGCGCGGACGCTGCCGACGCCCCGGACCCGGCCGGCTCGGACACGGCGCCAGCCGACGCCCAGCCGGCCGACGCGGACAGCGCCGCCGTCGCCGACACCGGCTACGACCAGGGCTACCAGGACAGCGGTTACCAGGACAGCGGTTACCAGGACAGCGGTTACCAGGACGGTGGCTACGACGCCGGAGGCTGGGACACCGGCGGCTACGACGCGGGCGGCTTCGACTCCGGCGGCTTCGGCGGCGACTTCTGA
- a CDS encoding DUF2277 domain-containing protein: MCRSIKTLRPPFQELVTEEDMRAAALQYVRKISGFRTPAAHNAEAFDRAVAAVTAATAELLATLQVRR, translated from the coding sequence ATGTGCCGGAGCATCAAGACCCTTCGCCCGCCGTTCCAGGAACTCGTCACCGAGGAGGACATGCGGGCCGCCGCCCTGCAGTACGTCCGCAAGATCTCGGGTTTCCGCACCCCCGCGGCGCACAACGCCGAAGCCTTCGACCGCGCCGTCGCGGCCGTCACCGCCGCCACCGCCGAGCTGCTCGCCACCCTCCAGGTGCGCCGCTGA
- a CDS encoding GlxA family transcriptional regulator, giving the protein MTVRHRVAVLALDGVMALDLGIPSQVFGCATDSAGHRLYETRICTPDGGPIRCSAGFAVQPDHDLDLLGWADTVIVPGIHREHLGTFAAGPAMAALRAAHTAGKRIMSICTGAFALAAAGLLDGRPAATHWAYADDFRTRFPQVRLDAEVLFIDDGDVLTSAGVAAGLDLCLHVVRRDHGSEVANRAARRCVVAPWRDGGQAQFIERPLPAVGDASTAATRDWALARLGEPLDLDQLARHARMSVRTFTRRFREETGLSPGRWLTRQRVEHARHLLESTDLSIDQIAGRAGFGTAVSLRQHLRAAVGTAPLTYRRTFRTPA; this is encoded by the coding sequence ATGACCGTTCGCCACCGCGTCGCCGTGCTCGCCCTCGACGGCGTCATGGCCCTGGACCTCGGCATCCCCAGCCAGGTGTTCGGCTGCGCCACCGACAGCGCCGGACACCGGCTCTACGAGACCCGGATCTGCACCCCCGACGGCGGCCCGATCCGGTGCAGCGCCGGCTTCGCCGTGCAGCCAGACCACGACCTCGACCTGCTCGGCTGGGCCGACACCGTGATCGTGCCCGGCATCCACCGCGAGCACCTGGGCACCTTCGCCGCCGGTCCCGCCATGGCCGCGCTGCGCGCCGCCCACACCGCCGGCAAGCGGATCATGTCCATCTGCACCGGGGCGTTCGCGCTCGCCGCCGCCGGGCTGCTCGACGGCCGCCCCGCCGCCACCCACTGGGCCTACGCCGACGACTTCCGCACCCGCTTCCCGCAGGTCCGGCTCGACGCCGAGGTGCTGTTCATCGACGACGGCGACGTGCTCACCTCCGCCGGCGTCGCCGCCGGGCTCGACCTGTGCCTGCACGTCGTACGCCGCGACCACGGCAGCGAGGTCGCCAACCGCGCCGCCCGCCGCTGCGTCGTCGCCCCCTGGCGCGACGGCGGCCAGGCCCAGTTCATCGAGCGCCCGCTGCCCGCCGTCGGCGACGCCTCCACCGCCGCCACCCGCGACTGGGCCCTGGCCCGCCTCGGCGAACCCCTCGACCTCGACCAGCTCGCCCGGCACGCACGGATGAGCGTGCGCACGTTCACCCGCCGGTTCCGCGAGGAGACCGGCCTGTCCCCCGGCCGCTGGCTCACCCGGCAGCGCGTCGAGCACGCCCGTCACCTGCTGGAGAGCACCGACCTGTCCATCGACCAGATCGCCGGCCGGGCCGGCTTCGGCACCGCCGTCTCCCTGCGCCAGCACCTGCGCGCCGCGGTCGGCACCGCGCCCCTCACCTACCGCCGCACCTTCCGCACCCCGGCCTGA
- a CDS encoding MFS transporter: MAFRPLSARRNFSHHGLVTLLEDRVKPARSQHLAWAAAAVALVAIVGAAGFRATPGVLIDPLQQEFGWSRGTISLAVSVNLVLYGLTSPFAAALMERFGMRRVVSGALLLVAAGSGLTVFMSASWQLVLCWGLLVGLGTGSMALAFVATFTNRWFVRHRGLVTGVLTAGGAAGQLVFLPLLASLVQSYDWRIAALTVAGAALLVVPLVLWLLRDSPADIGTTAYGADPDEPVAAPPVQTGAARRALGALRDAARTRTFWLLAGGFAICGATTNGLVGTHFIPAAHDHGMPTTTAAGLLALVGIFDIAGTILSGWLTDRFDPRRLLGIYYALRGLSLMILPGLFAADPHPSMLVFILFYGLDWVATVPPTIALCRRHFGESGPIVFGWVFAAHQFGAAGIALVAGVVRDSSGSYSAAFYGAGLLSLAATAMSLAIVRPGVPRRWRLTPDAVRS, encoded by the coding sequence GTGGCGTTCAGGCCACTGTCTGCGCGGCGTAACTTCTCGCACCATGGCCTGGTGACGTTGCTTGAAGACAGGGTCAAACCGGCCCGTAGCCAGCATCTGGCCTGGGCCGCGGCCGCGGTGGCGCTGGTCGCCATCGTGGGCGCGGCCGGCTTCCGGGCCACCCCGGGGGTGCTGATCGACCCGCTGCAGCAGGAGTTCGGCTGGTCGCGGGGCACCATCTCGCTGGCCGTATCGGTCAACCTGGTGCTCTACGGGCTGACCTCGCCCTTCGCCGCCGCGCTGATGGAGCGCTTCGGCATGCGCCGGGTGGTGTCCGGCGCGCTGCTGCTCGTCGCGGCGGGCAGCGGGCTGACCGTGTTCATGAGCGCGAGCTGGCAGCTGGTGCTGTGCTGGGGCCTGCTGGTGGGCCTGGGCACCGGCTCGATGGCGCTGGCGTTCGTGGCCACGTTCACCAACCGGTGGTTCGTGCGGCACCGGGGCCTGGTGACCGGGGTGCTGACGGCGGGCGGCGCGGCGGGGCAGCTGGTGTTCCTGCCGCTGCTGGCCTCGCTGGTGCAGTCCTACGACTGGCGGATCGCGGCGCTGACCGTGGCCGGTGCGGCGCTGCTGGTGGTGCCACTGGTGCTGTGGCTGCTGCGGGACAGCCCGGCCGACATCGGCACCACGGCGTACGGCGCGGACCCCGATGAGCCCGTCGCGGCGCCGCCGGTGCAGACCGGGGCGGCCCGGCGGGCCCTGGGTGCGCTGCGCGACGCGGCGCGTACCCGGACGTTCTGGCTGCTCGCGGGAGGTTTCGCGATCTGCGGTGCGACCACCAACGGCCTGGTGGGCACGCACTTCATCCCGGCCGCGCACGACCACGGCATGCCGACCACGACCGCGGCGGGGCTGCTGGCGCTGGTGGGGATCTTCGACATCGCGGGCACGATCCTGTCCGGCTGGCTGACCGACCGCTTCGACCCGCGCCGGCTGCTGGGGATCTACTACGCGCTGCGCGGGCTGTCGCTGATGATCCTGCCGGGGCTGTTCGCGGCCGACCCGCACCCGAGCATGCTGGTGTTCATCCTGTTCTACGGGCTGGACTGGGTGGCGACCGTGCCGCCGACGATCGCGCTGTGCCGCAGGCACTTCGGCGAGTCCGGGCCGATCGTGTTCGGCTGGGTGTTCGCCGCGCACCAGTTCGGCGCGGCGGGCATCGCGCTGGTCGCGGGCGTGGTCCGGGACAGCTCGGGCTCGTACTCGGCCGCGTTCTACGGCGCCGGGCTGCTGTCGCTGGCGGCCACGGCGATGTCACTGGCGATCGTCCGGCCGGGCGTGCCGCGCCGCTGGCGCCTGACCCCGGACGCGGTGCGGTCCTGA
- a CDS encoding glycosyltransferase family 4 protein has protein sequence MTTTLVKGGTPPEHLARVQSTLSANGHAPLKVAMVAPPYFDIPPQAYGGIEAVIADLANALVDLGHQVTVIGAGRDGTRARFWQVWEQAVPERLGEPGPEIIYATLTRRVVENLHAAGEVDVVHDHTFAGPLNAPAYDAMGLPTVVTVHGPVDSELRGYYRTLDRDLSLVAISHRQRALAPELNWVGAVHNGLRPQDWPFQREKKDYALFLGRFSPDKGAHTAVRAAHEAGLPLILAGKCAEAAEKKYFAEQVEPLLGPHDDMIGIADATLKRELLANARCLLFPVQWEEPFGMVMIESMVCGTPVVALRAGAVPEVVEDGVSGFICDDPGQLPAAMRAAVELDPAECREHVVRRFSDERMAMGYVQAYRAALAERRQPRSSRGARLAVRSGRLTSAGDR, from the coding sequence GTGACTACCACGCTGGTGAAGGGCGGTACCCCGCCCGAACATCTCGCCAGGGTGCAGAGCACCCTGTCCGCCAACGGCCACGCACCGCTGAAGGTAGCGATGGTGGCCCCGCCCTACTTCGACATTCCGCCACAGGCGTACGGCGGTATCGAGGCGGTCATCGCCGATCTCGCGAACGCGCTGGTCGACCTGGGTCACCAGGTCACGGTGATCGGCGCCGGCCGTGACGGCACGCGCGCGCGGTTCTGGCAGGTGTGGGAGCAGGCGGTCCCGGAGCGGCTGGGCGAGCCCGGCCCCGAGATCATCTACGCGACGCTGACGCGGCGGGTGGTGGAGAACCTGCACGCGGCCGGTGAGGTCGACGTCGTGCACGACCACACGTTCGCCGGGCCGCTCAACGCGCCCGCGTACGACGCCATGGGCCTGCCCACCGTCGTCACGGTGCACGGGCCGGTCGACTCCGAGCTGCGCGGCTACTACCGCACCCTGGACCGCGACCTGTCGCTGGTGGCGATCAGCCACCGCCAGCGCGCGCTGGCCCCGGAGCTGAACTGGGTCGGCGCCGTGCACAACGGGCTGCGCCCGCAGGACTGGCCGTTCCAGCGGGAGAAGAAGGACTACGCGCTGTTCCTGGGCCGGTTCAGCCCGGACAAGGGCGCGCACACCGCGGTACGGGCGGCGCACGAGGCCGGGCTGCCGCTGATCCTGGCCGGCAAGTGCGCCGAGGCGGCCGAGAAGAAGTACTTCGCCGAGCAGGTTGAGCCGCTGCTCGGGCCGCACGACGACATGATCGGCATCGCCGACGCGACACTCAAGCGCGAGTTGCTGGCAAACGCCCGCTGCCTGCTGTTTCCTGTGCAGTGGGAGGAACCTTTCGGCATGGTGATGATCGAGTCGATGGTGTGCGGCACGCCGGTGGTGGCGCTGCGCGCCGGTGCGGTGCCCGAGGTCGTGGAGGACGGCGTGAGCGGGTTCATCTGCGACGACCCCGGGCAGCTGCCCGCGGCGATGCGTGCCGCGGTGGAGCTGGACCCGGCGGAGTGCCGCGAGCACGTGGTGCGGCGCTTCAGCGACGAGCGGATGGCGATGGGCTACGTGCAGGCGTACCGGGCCGCGCTGGCGGAACGGCGTCAGCCGCGCTCCTCGCGTGGCGCGCGGCTTGCGGTGCGGTCCGGACGGCTGACCTCGGCGGGTGACCGGTGA